The Sus scrofa isolate TJ Tabasco breed Duroc chromosome 6, Sscrofa11.1, whole genome shotgun sequence region ATGGTACCAGTCCCCACCTCTTTGCTGGGTTAAGACCCCACCACCCCTTATGGTCATATTAGTGAGTCTAgggcagaaaggaaacaaacccaTGTGGTTAATCTACCATTTCTAACTAGAACCACCCTTTAAGCCCTGTCCCAAGCCAAGCCCTGCCCTGGGTTTATACCCATCATCTCATTCAGTCGTCACAACCCCCGGGAGGTGGGCACtagtcttctcattttattttattttttaagggccgcatctgcagcatatggaggttcccaggctagggggcgaatcagagctgtagtcgccagcctacaccacagccacagcaacgccagatccttaacctgctgacggaggccagggatcgaaccggtgtcctcatggatactagtcgggtctgttaaccgctgaaccacgacgggaactcctattctttccattttagagatgaggacatTCGGGCTCCGGGAACTGAGTAAACAGGAACAGTGGCCTCTGGCTGCCGTGGTGACTGGAATCTTGTTTCCCTGCTTTGGCCCAGTGCCGGCACAGTGCTGACGCATCGCTGATGCTCAGTGCATCACTGGGGACTGAGCAAAGGGGGGAGTGGAACTTGCTCACTAGCAGCCTCTTGGAGCTGCTGGAGAGGGTTCGAGGACGTGGCAGATACCGAGCTTGGTGTCTCGCACTTGGCGAGGGAAGCCAGCCATTCAACCTCCTCAGGAGAAAATTTCCACCTTCCTCTTGGGCAAATGTGAGAGGTGACACAGGAGTCAGTGACACCGCTAACGGCTGCCCTACCGCCCTCATCTTTTATGTCAACTGATGAtggctttttctcttccttcttctgctgctgctgggaCACTAGCAGGGCTCCTAGGGACAGATGAGATCCCAGAAGGTACTTAGTTCCCCTGTGGGAAGGGTGGGCGGCAGTCCCAGCCACCCATCGCCGGGGATGGGGGGCGGGTCCCACCTGCTCCAAGTCAGAGGGGAGGCAGGTGGCCTGGGAAGAAGCACGTGGGCTTTAGGACTGGAGAGACCTGGGCTTGGCAATAGGTCCCTGCTCTACCTGTAGTGTCACCTCGAACAGGTTGCACATCCTCTCTGTACCTCActgtcttcatctgtgaaatgcgGATGAGAGTACCAACCTCAAGGTGGAGATAAAAATTAACTGAATAAGGAGGGAGTCACCGAATCGCAGGAGGTACCTCAGTGTCCTTCCCAAGTATTGAACTCCTGCAGAAGTCAAGAAGGAACTTTTCTTCTTTGATGATTATTTCCTGGGAATCCTCAGATTTTCTGTCTCAGAGAGGAatggcaggggagggaagggcgTTTTTTCCCTTCAGGGGACGCCTGGTCATGCCACCCTCAGAGGTACTGCTTGCGCCAGGCAAGAGGAACCCTTGGGCACCAAAGTGGGACGTTTGTTCCAAACTTGGGGCACACGAGTGATTACACTGGGCACAAGGTAGTACGCCAGGgagggccccccaccccaccccgggagCTGGACGGGGCTGAGTCCCGGGGCTGTGCTCCCACCGTGTTCCCGCAGAGCGCCCAGGAGTACCGACAGCGAAGCCTGCTGGAGAAAGAGCTGCTCTTCTTTGCTTACGACGtttttggaattccctttgtTGACCCGGTGAGCCTGCGCGCGGGAGCGGGGAGCAGGAGGGGACAGAGGACGGGGGTGGGTTGTACACGGCGTGACTCTCGGGAGAAGGCTGTTCGGCGCTGAGCCCAGCCTGGGATCTGCGACGCCTGTGGACAAGAGACGGGGGACGGAGGGGGATTCTGGGCAGCTCGTTGCAGGTGTCTCAGCTTCAGAGACCCCTCACTTGATCGCCTGCGAGGGGGCCGGTGAGAAGGTGGACTCGCCTGTAGGCCCCGGTCTGCGTGCTGGCGATTCAGCGGGTCAGCCGCCCCTGCTCCTTTTTCCCTGCTCTGCTTTTAGGATTCGTGGACTCCGGAGGAGGTGATTCCCAAGAGACTGCAGGAGAAACAGAAGTGAGGACCTGGAAGGAACTGCCGGATTGGATCGTTGTGATGAGGCCCTGAGGCTTCCTGAGCCCAGGCAGCTGTGAACcccgggcagggggcggggccaggcgggGAACGCGGGGCGGGGCCCGGGCTGGCCCCGCCCACAGCCCTCAGGGTGGCTGTGCTGGCAGGTCCGAACGGGAAACAGCCGCCCGCATCTCCCAGGAGATCGGAAACCTTATGAAGGAGATTGAGACCCTCGTGGAGGAGAAGGCCAAGGAGTCGCTGGACGTGAGCAGGCTGACCCGGGAAGGTGAGAGGACCCGCTCGGGGCACCTGGGCTGTCGTGGGGGCAGCAAGGCCAGTGCTCCCCGCCTTAGCTGGGCTGTGCCCATTAGAGGGCAGCCCCGCGATCTGAGCCTCCCCCTCGCCGCCAGGTCCTTCCTCACTCACCCTGCCAAGAGCACCAAGAGCGGGCCTTGCTTAGGAAATAAGACTCCTGTGTTCAGTTAGTTCACGGCCGTATTTATAGGACCAAACTTATCCTGTCGCCTTTCCtccaaactcttttctcccacctACTGTCATTTGTCCTGTTACCGAACCTCAGAATCCTCAGGTCTCCTCGGGGCTCCCTTTGCCCGTCCCCTCCAGCCCCCTTGAGGGGCCTGCCGTTGGGGCGCTCTCTCCCCCCAGCCCTTCGCTCGTCTCGTTGCTTCCGGCCGGCGTCAGGCCCCCAGCTCTCCTCTTCCAGTCTGTCCTTGTCCCTTCCCGCGTGGGGGCTGGACGGGACTCCCAGCACAGGGACTCCAGCCTGCCTGCCCCTTTAACCACGTGTCCTGCTCCCCCGTTCacaccttcccttcctccttgagCTTCCCTCTGCCCCGTTGCTGGTCAGGCCGGTCCCGCCTCTTTTCTACTTGCCATCATCTCTGCCCTCGAGGCATCTCGGGTCCTCCTGAGAAGCCTTTCTTAAACTCCAGACCAGCTGGGATCCCCTGCCTCTTTCTGTTGAACTTCAAGGCCCTCTGTTGTTTCCCACGGTCTGCCTCATGCTGCTTATTTGTGTGATTCTTGCAGCAGGTGCTGTGTCTCCAGTTGCTCATCCCGTGCCTTTTCTAGCACAATTCCTGGCACGGGCTGAGGCCTCAGTAAACAGATGGACTTGAATTGAGTCTCTGGTATGTCCCCAGCCCAGAGACAGCAGGGGAAACAGGAGAGAGGCCCTCGCTGTGCAGTTGCTTCATTTCACAGCGGTCACTTTAATGAGATGAGCCTGCGAGCGAGTTTGTGCAGCATTCCTTGGTTTTCAGAGAGCTTTCGCtctcttatttctcttgattCTCATAATCGTCGGGGAGGTGATTGGGCAGGAGGTAAATccccattttaaataaatgaggatGATGGTGTAATCATAGCTAAACTTTCAGccatttactctgtgccaagaATTGTGCTAAgcgtttgtcttttttttcctttcaattttatagccacacccatggcatatggaagtcccaggccagggattgaatctgagccacagccgcaaCCCGTGCtgtagccatggcaacacagatccttttAATCCAATGcacggggctggggattgaacctgcacttctgcagcaacccaagccgctgccgtcagattcttcacccactgcaccatggcgggaactccttaagttgtcttattgttctttttttttttttttggtctttttgccatttcttgggctgctcccgaggcatatggaggttcccaggctaggggtgggcctacgccagagccacagcaacgcgggatccgagccacgtctgcgacctacaccacccctcacggcaatgccggatacttaacccattgagcaaggccagggatcgaagccgcagcctcatggttcctagtcggattcgttaaccacgagccacgacgggaactccgtcttatTGTTCTTTACATCAAACTTATCAGGTAGatgctattttacagatgagctaaggctcagggaggttaagtaacttggccaaggtcacacagctacatGGAGgatccaggggtcaaacccagcTCTTTCTGATTTTGGAGCGCCTGCTGTGGGAATGTCTTTATGGGGATGCCTCAGTCAGGCATGGAGGCCCAGTAGCCAGCAGCTCTTTGCGAGCAGAGCTGGGACCAGGCCCTGGGTCTCCTGTCCTTCAGCTCTCAAGTCCATCCCCTGAACCGCCCTGCCTTGGGAAGTGACCAAACAGGAGGTGTCTTTGGTGAGCAGGAAGCAGCTGGCGTTGCTGTTCCTCCCGGGAAGGCAGCAGCTGACGGAGTGTCTGGACAGAACCGCTGCTGGACTTAGCCGCTCTTGCTGTTGCTCTGCAGGCGGCCCCCTGCTTTTTGACGGCATCCGTCTCACCATGAACTCCAAGGTCCTGAACGGCTCCCAGCGGGTGGTGATGGACGGCGTCATCTCGGCCGAGGAGTGCCGGGCGCTGCAGAGGCTGACCAACGTGAGGAACCCGGGGCCACGCCGTCTCCCTAAGGGCCCAACCTCCCCGCCTCGGCGCCTCCCAGGAGGGCTGCCCACCTCCTCTCGAGCCTCAGCGGGTGACTAACTCCCCCTGTTTGGGGGGCTCGCAGGCGGCAGCGACTTCGGGAGACGGCTACCGGGGTCAGACCTCCCCGCACACCCCCAGCGAAAAGTTCTACGGCGTCACCGTCTTCAAGGCCCTCAAGGTAGGGTCAGCTCTCTGttcggggaggggggggcagggggccaggcTCCGGGGAGGCGCCGGGGACGGTGGTGGGAAGATACAAGGCGTTCCAGCTGCCACGGAGGCCAGGGGCGAGGCTGCCTTTTGAACCCTGTCATGAAAAGGAGGCAGGCAGGacttcccatcagggctcagcagaaacaaatctgaccagtatccatgaagacgcaggttcgatccctggcctcgctccgtgggttaaggatctggcattgccatgagctgcggtgtaggtcacagatgcagctcagatcctgtgatgctgaGACTGTGccctaggccggcggctgcagctccaatttgacccctagcctgggaacctccgtatgctgcaggggaggccctaaaaagaaaaaaaaaaaaaaaagaggcaggcaAGCAAGACTGCTCTCCCCAACTGGAGGGTGCTTTCTGAAGGACGGCTGCTTCTGAGCAGGACACAGGGGTTGTTCACAGAGGTGAAAGCCGGGGAGGGGGGACGGCAGAGGCGGGTGTGTGAGAGAGGCAGGTGCTCCTTCGCGGGCGGGAGGATGGGGGCCTGGTGCTGCACAGAGGGGCAGCCAGAGGGCCTGACCCCCGTCTCCTCGGCAGctggggcaggaagggaaggTCCCCCTGCAGAGCGCCCACCTGTACTACAACGTGACCGAGAAGGTGCGGCGCGTCATGGAGTCCTACTTCCGCCTGGACAGCCCCCTCTACTTCTCCTACTCCCACCTGGTCTGCCGCACAGCCATCGAAGGTGGGCCCCCCTCCCCGCCGAGCGCGCCGCCCCGGCACCGCCCGGATGCTGAGGATGCTCCCTTCGTGGTGCTGGGGAGCCAGTGTCAACCCGTGCAGCGGAGGACGTTAGAGGCTCCCCGGGGAgtcaggagggcttcctggaggaggtgagggcaggggaGCAGGATGAACAGGAGGCGTGGAGTACATTCGAGCCAGAGAGAACAGCACGTGCCAGGAACGGGGCGCCCAGCCGTTGGGCGAACTAAGAAAGCTGCGGTTTCTAGAGAGTGAGCTGCGGTGGGGGCAGCCCGCAGGAAGCCGCGTTGCGGAGCAGCGCTGCGCTCAAGCGCTCTGGGCCTGCGGGCCAGTGCTTTGCAACCTTGGTAATGGACGTGCAAGTGTCTCTGGCTGCATCACGGTCTGTGTCACAGGTTCTCTGTGGCTGAGTGTTCAATACCCACTCTGCGAGAGAGCTCCTCGTGACAGCCTGGGGCCGACTCGAGGTCGTCCATCGTCCACGCTCCCTTTCAGCCCCTGGCAGGGAGGGATGAGGTGCGGCCAGTGCCCGGAATCCCACAGGACCCTCAGCCGGCTCTGTCATGCCCCAGCCCTCCGTGGTCCCTGGTGCTGACATGCCACCAACGGGCGGCGGAGACGAGAGGCCTTTACTCTCCCTCCGAATGTGTGATGTCCTGGCAGAGTCTGGGCACACCACAGGAGCGTGTCACACTCACAGCTCTGGGTGTCAGGGCCTCCAGGTGGGGCGCCCTGGCACCTGGGCAGTAAGGAGCCAGGAGGCCTGGCAGATGGTCAGGCCGGGAAGGGCCGGCAAAGCCTTGGTCTTACTCGCTCAGGTTACGGTTAGTCTTGCTGCTGTGTGTCCAAAGATTGGAGAGCGTGGATCAACGCAGAGGAAGGGAAGCTGGTCAGCAGCGACCCCACCCCATGCCAGTAGCAGAGCTGAGGTGCCCCGAGGTGCCCCCGTGCTAACGCGTGTTCCCTTGGCCCCAGAGGCACAGGCTGAGAGGAAGGACAGTAGCCACCCCGTCCACGTGGACAACTGTATCCTGAACGCCGAGGCCCTCGTGTGCATCAAGGAGCCCCCCGCCTACACCTACCGGGACTACAGGTTCCGCCTCCCTCCGGCCCCCGGCGCCCGCAGCCTGTCCCTCCCCAGCACACGCATGTTTGGGGCCAGCTCTTCCCAGGGTCCAAGACCTTCTGGATCGCAAGTCAGACAGCAGAGGAATTGTCACAGTGTAGTGTGCGAGCAGGAGGGGAAAGGTGGCCTTGGTACTGCGGCAGCCCAGAGAAGGGCAGGGCGGAGTCTCAcccgggcaggggcagggaggcatCAGAGAAGGTTCCAGAAGGCTTTCTTCTCGTGAAAGATCCCCGCCAGCTGCTGGTTGGGAGCAGCTGGAGATGAAAGCGCTGGGGCTGGGGGTTGTgcgggggctgggaggggggaggtgtGTCGagatgccccccctcccccagtgccaTCCTTTACCTGAATGGAGACTTTGACGGAGGAAACTTCTATTTCACTGAACTAGATGCCAAGACTGTGACGGTGAGTGTCCTTGTCCCCATCCCTGGGAGACAGAAACCCACAAGGCGCAGTGGGCAGAACGGCCAGTCTTCCAAGTGGCCAGCACTCCCCTCCCCAAACCAGGGGGGCCTCCGACGGGTCCCCTTTCTCTTTGGCTCTGGCCTTTGGGAAGCCAGGCTGAGAAGCCACCCCGTCCTGGACCCGAGTGACCCCAGCCCTCCTGAAGGCAGGTTCCAGTCTCTGTCCTGTGCAGCCCCCTCGTTGTCCCCTTTAGGCAGAGGTGCAGCCCCAGTGCGGAAGGGCCGTGGGATTCTCTTCGGGCACCGAAAACCCACACGGAGTGAAGGCTGTCACGAGAGGGCAGCGCTGTGCCATCGCCCTGTGGTTCACTCTGGATGCGCGACACAGTGAGCGGGTGAGAGCAGTGGACACTGCGTGACCTCTTCCTGGAAGGGCCCTGGTTCTGCGTCCACCTTCCCCGTCCCCTTGCCGATGCCTGGACGTGAACGGAGCACGGGGCTGGGGAGTCCAGAGAGACGCCTCGCTCTGGCACTGTGGTCACGGCGCCCAtcctccccagcccttcctcctgccctgtAAATGGGGCTCCACGTGGGGGCAAGAAGGGGGCATTCCTGGCTCTCGGTCCCTCCCTGGGAACCgcctctgctgcctctgcccAGAGAGCAGGTCCTGCTGGGAAGCAGACGAGCTCGAAGGCCGTTGAAGAAGAGCCTTCTTGTTCCAGAAGTAGCCCCAAGAGGTGGTGAGGGGCTGGTCCAGAGGCCTCTCTAAACAGCCAGGGGTTTGTCCTTGCAGGACAGGGTGCAAGCGGATGACCTGGTGAAGATGCTTTTCAGCCCAGAGGAGACGGACATCCCCCACGAGCAGCCCCCGGAAGCCCAGGAGGGCCCCCTCCCGCCTGCACAGGAGACCGTCTCCAGCAGTGAGTCGGGGCACAAGGATGAGCTCTGAGAGCTCACACGAGGACAGCGATCGGACCACGTGAGAACTCGCTCCTGCACCCTGGACCggccagccctgggccaggagcaGCAGGGAACTTAGGTCTGCTGCCCAGCTGAGGGGACTCTGCTCCCCGCCGTCCGGCACGGTGCTACTGCTCTTGGAGAGGACATGGCAGGACGGCCCTCTCCTCCAGACCTGACCGAGGGCTCGGGGTGCAGGCCCAGAGCTGCTCCAGGGGCCTCACAGGCAGCCACGTGACAGCCCTGCCGTATTTAATGTCTGTGTCGATGACCAAAGAATAAACGAGTCGTGGTTTCTTACCTGGCGGTTTGTTCCGAGGGTGGAAGTGCgcccagcagccccaggggaCTCGCTTGAAAAAACTCTCCGCCGCTTCCTGTGCAGCCTCAGGCCAGACACTTCACCTCGGGGACCTCAGGGTTGTCATCCGTGTAATGGGGACCGCAATCCCCGCTCTGCCCGGATGCAGTATTGAGTACGACAGCACTTTGTAAACAGGAGCACGCTGGGTGGACGGCAGGGATTATTATTGATCCTTCCCTGGCAGCCAGCCGCGGTCAGCAGTGCCCTGGCATGTTGCCCCCGTGTCAGCCACATGTGTCCGGCGCTGCTCTCTGGGCTCAGGTTCCCATTCCTCAGGCCTCCGTGCACAGGACACCACACAGCTCTGAGGGACTCAGAGCAGACCTGGA contains the following coding sequences:
- the P3H1 gene encoding prolyl 3-hydroxylase 1 isoform X3, which produces MSFLPEINKLEKAVAAAHTFFVGNPEHMEMRQNLDYYQTMSGVKEADFKDLEAKPHMHEFRLGVRLYSEEQPQEAVPHLEAALQEYFLADEECRALCEGPYDYDGYNYLEYNADLFQAITDHYIQVLSCKQSCVTELASHPGREKPFEDFLPSHYNYLQFAYYNIGNYTQAIECAKTYLLFFPNDEVMSQNLAYYTAMLGDEPAGSIRPRQSAQEYRQRSLLEKELLFFAYDVFGIPFVDPDSWTPEEVIPKRLQEKQKSERETAARISQEIGNLMKEIETLVEEKAKESLDVSRLTREGGPLLFDGIRLTMNSKVLNGSQRVVMDGVISAEECRALQRLTNAAATSGDGYRGQTSPHTPSEKFYGVTVFKALKLGQEGKVPLQSAHLYYNVTEKVRRVMESYFRLDSPLYFSYSHLVCRTAIEEAQAERKDSSHPVHVDNCILNAEALVCIKEPPAYTYRDYSAILYLNGDFDGGNFYFTELDAKTVTVSVLVPIPGRQKPTRRSGQNGQSSKWPALPSPNQGGLRRVPFLFGSGLWEARLRSHPVLDPSDPSPPEGRFQSLSCAAPSLSPLGRGAAPVRKGRGILFGHRKPTRSEGCHERAALCHRPVVHSGCATQ
- the P3H1 gene encoding prolyl 3-hydroxylase 1 isoform X1, translated to MAARALRLLTMLWVVAAAASRAEAESEAGWDMTAPDLLFAEGTAAYARGDWAGVVLSMERALRSRAALRALRLRCRTQCAADLPWELEPDSPPSLAQASGAAALRDLRFFGGLLRRAACLRRCLGPSAAHSLSEELELEFRKRSPYNYLQVAYFKINKLEKAVAAAHTFFVGNPEHMEMRQNLDYYQTMSGVKEADFKDLEAKPHMHEFRLGVRLYSEEQPQEAVPHLEAALQEYFLADEECRALCEGPYDYDGYNYLEYNADLFQAITDHYIQVLSCKQSCVTELASHPGREKPFEDFLPSHYNYLQFAYYNIGNYTQAIECAKTYLLFFPNDEVMSQNLAYYTAMLGDEPAGSIRPRQSAQEYRQRSLLEKELLFFAYDVFGIPFVDPDSWTPEEVIPKRLQEKQKSERETAARISQEIGNLMKEIETLVEEKAKESLDVSRLTREGGPLLFDGIRLTMNSKVLNGSQRVVMDGVISAEECRALQRLTNAAATSGDGYRGQTSPHTPSEKFYGVTVFKALKLGQEGKVPLQSAHLYYNVTEKVRRVMESYFRLDSPLYFSYSHLVCRTAIEEAQAERKDSSHPVHVDNCILNAEALVCIKEPPAYTYRDYSAILYLNGDFDGGNFYFTELDAKTVTVSVLVPIPGRQKPTRRSGQNGQSSKWPALPSPNQGGLRRVPFLFGSGLWEARLRSHPVLDPSDPSPPEGRFQSLSCAAPSLSPLGRGAAPVRKGRGILFGHRKPTRSEGCHERAALCHRPVVHSGCATQ
- the P3H1 gene encoding prolyl 3-hydroxylase 1 isoform X2 produces the protein MAARALRLLTMLWVVAAAASRAEAESEAGWDMTAPDLLFAEGTAAYARGDWAGVVLSMERALRSRAALRALRLRCRTQCAADLPWELEPDSPPSLAQASGAAALRDLRFFGGLLRRAACLRRCLGPSAAHSLSEELELEFRKRSPYNYLQVAYFKINKLEKAVAAAHTFFVGNPEHMEMRQNLDYYQTMSGVKEADFKDLEAKPHMHEFRLGVRLYSEEQPQEAVPHLEAALQEYFLADEECRALCEGPYDYDGYNYLEYNADLFQAITDHYIQVLSCKQSCVTELASHPGREKPFEDFLPSHYNYLQFAYYNIGNYTQAIECAKTYLLFFPNDEVMSQNLAYYTAMLGDEPAGSIRPRQSAQEYRQRSLLEKELLFFAYDVFGIPFVDPDSWTPEEVIPKRLQEKQKSERETAARISQEIGNLMKEIETLVEEKAKESLDVSRLTREGGPLLFDGIRLTMNSKVLNGSQRVVMDGVISAEECRALQRLTNAAATSGDGYRGQTSPHTPSEKFYGVTVFKALKLGQEGKVPLQSAHLYYNVTEKVRRVMESYFRLDSPLYFSYSHLVCRTAIEEAQAERKDSSHPVHVDNCILNAEALVCIKEPPAYTYRDYSAILYLNGDFDGGNFYFTELDAKTVTAEVQPQCGRAVGFSSGTENPHGVKAVTRGQRCAIALWFTLDARHSERDRVQADDLVKMLFSPEETDIPHEQPPEAQEGPLPPAQETVSSSESGHKDEL